Within the Myxococcaceae bacterium JPH2 genome, the region CGGCCTTCCTCCTGCCCTCGCTGCCCTCCATGCCCCAGCCCACGGATGTGACGCAGGTCCTGCTTCCCTTCGGCGGACTCGTGGGGCGCGAGGTGGACCTCGACGCGTTCCTCCAGAACCTGGTGGATCGCGTCGCCACCACGATGCAGGCGGACCGCGGGACGCTCTGGCTGTTGGACGCGTCACGCAACGAGCTGTTCAGCCGCGCGGCCCACCTGCCCGAGCTGGCGCAGATCCGCGTGAAGCTGGGCCAGGGTGTGGCGGGCACCGTCGCGCAAGCGGGCGAGGCCATCAACGTGCCGGATCCGCGCGGCGAGCGCCGCTTCTTCGCGGACATCGACCGGATGACGGGCTACCGCACGACGAGCCTCCTGGCCGTGCCGCTGCTCGACGCGGACGGCGCCGTGTACGGCGTGCTCCAGGTGCTCAACCGCTTGGGCGGTGGACGCTTCACCTCCGACGACACCGAGCGACTGACGAGCATCACCGCCCAGGTGAGCACCGCGCTGCAGCGCACCAGCCTGTACTCGGAGCTCCAGCGCGCGAAGGATCAACCCCAGGCCCCCGTGGCCTACTTCTTCAATCACATCATCGGCGAGGCGCCGCCCCTCAAGACGCTCTACCGCCTGGTGCAGAAGGCAGCGCCCACGGACGCCACGGTGCTGCTGCGCGGAGAGAGCGGCAGCGGAAAGGAGCTGTTCGCGCGCGCGGTGCACGTCAACGGCCCGCGCCGCGATCGGCCCTTCGTGAAGGTGGACTGCGCCGCGCTGCCCGCGTCGCTCATCGAGAACGAGCTGTTCGGTCACGAGAAGGGCGCCTTCACCGGCGCGGACCACCGCATGCCCGGCAAGTTCGAGGCGGCGGATGGCGGCACGGTGTTCATCGACGAGATTGGCGAGCTGCCGCTGCCCGTGCAGGGCAAGCTCCTGCGCGTGCTTCAAGACCGCGAGTTCGAGCGCGTGGGAGGCACGCAAGCCGTCCGAGTGGACGTGCGCATCGTCGCGGCGACGCATCGCGACCTCGCGGCCATGGTCGCGGACGGACGCTTCCGCGAGGACCTCTACTACCGCATCAAGGTCGTGGAGCTGGTGCTCCCGCCCCTGCGCGAGCGCGGCGGCGAGGACATCGAGCGACTCGCGCGGCACTTCGTCGCCACGGTGGCGCGGCGTCACCGACTGCCGCCTCCCAAGCTGAGCGCGGCGGCGCTGGATCGCCTCAAGCGCTACCGCTGGCCCGGCAACGTGCGCGAGCTGGAGAACTGCATCGAGAGCGCCGTGGTGCTCTGCGAGGGGGAGATCCTCGAGGAGCACCTGCCCCTGCCCAACCTGGACCGTGCTCCGACCAGCGCCCCCAGCCCGGCGCGAGCGAGCGAGGAGCCGGCCCTGCTGCCCCTGGCCGAGGTGGAGCGGCGCCACATCCTGCGCGCGCTGGAGGCCGTGAAGGGCAACCGCACCGCCGCCGCGAAGGCGCTGGAGATCGGCCGCAACACGCTCGCGCGCAAGCTCAAGGAGTACGGCTTGGGCGACGAAGGCTGAGCCCGCGACTCAGTCGCCGTAAGGGTCGGCGCGCCCCGAGCGCTCCATCGCCAGCACCACCATGGCCATGGGCAGGCCGAGCATCCCCGCGCCCAGCAGGATCGCCACCTCCAGGCCCAGGTCGCCGAGGGACTTCACGGTCCAGGCCGCCAGGCCCGCCACCGTCGCGAGCCCCAGCCCATAGCGCGCGACATCATTGTGCCGGCCGAGCAGCGCCATCCCCGCTCCTGCCACGGCAATCACGATCGGCAGCGCCCACGGGTACTTCCCCGGCACGGGCCACAGGGCCAGGGACAGCTCGAAGGCCAGCACCAGCAACGCCACCGCCGTGAGCACGGACATGCCCGAGAGCTTCATGTCGCTCCGCACCAGGCTCGGCGTCCGGGCGGGCGCATCACGCGCGCCGCCCCACGAACAACGTGTGCCGCGTGCCCTTGGAGCCATGCGCGGCGGGGTTCAGGACCTGGGTGGTGAAGCCCGCCATGCCCAGCCGCTTCTCGAAGCCCGGCGCCGGTCCCGCGCTCCACACCACCAACCGGCCCTGAGGACGCAGCGCCCGAGCCGCGCGGGCCAACCCACCCAGGCCATACAGCGCATGGTTGTCCGGGTGCGTGAGGGCCACGGGCCCGTTGTCCACGTCCAGC harbors:
- a CDS encoding sigma 54-interacting transcriptional regulator, which encodes MPQPTDVTQVLLPFGGLVGREVDLDAFLQNLVDRVATTMQADRGTLWLLDASRNELFSRAAHLPELAQIRVKLGQGVAGTVAQAGEAINVPDPRGERRFFADIDRMTGYRTTSLLAVPLLDADGAVYGVLQVLNRLGGGRFTSDDTERLTSITAQVSTALQRTSLYSELQRAKDQPQAPVAYFFNHIIGEAPPLKTLYRLVQKAAPTDATVLLRGESGSGKELFARAVHVNGPRRDRPFVKVDCAALPASLIENELFGHEKGAFTGADHRMPGKFEAADGGTVFIDEIGELPLPVQGKLLRVLQDREFERVGGTQAVRVDVRIVAATHRDLAAMVADGRFREDLYYRIKVVELVLPPLRERGGEDIERLARHFVATVARRHRLPPPKLSAAALDRLKRYRWPGNVRELENCIESAVVLCEGEILEEHLPLPNLDRAPTSAPSPARASEEPALLPLAEVERRHILRALEAVKGNRTAAAKALEIGRNTLARKLKEYGLGDEG